TGCCCAATGTCGCCGAGGACGAGACCATCGGCTACCCGACGTAGGCTGGCGAGGGCCGCGACAATCGGCCGTGTGATACCTGTCGCCGCGAGTCCGGCGACGATCAGCGCTATGGCGATGATGATGAGCAGCGTGCGTATCGACGAGGTCGCGGTATCGTCGCCAGCCTTGGCCGTCGCGGTCATCAGTCCGAGCTTCGACTCCTGCAACGAATCGAGGATCGCATCAATGGTGTCGGCGTGCGCGCGAATCGTGCTGAGGCGCGCCTTCCCCGCTTCGTCATTGCCTGCTCGCGCGAAGGCGACGATTTCGTCCTGCATCGGGCGCAGTACACGGAACCGCTCCAGCAGTCGCGCGGCCTGCTGCTTCTGTTCGTCGCGTTTGATGTGCTTAGCGTACTCCGCGAATTCTGCCTGAAATGTGGAATCGTACACTTTGATGTCAGCGGCCCGCTTGTCGACCGCTGCCGCATCGTCATCCAAGATCGCATTGCGAACGGCGCGTGAAATGCGCAGCACCTGAACATTCGCCTCCTTCAGATGCAGCGCGGGCATAGCGTGCGACACTTGCATTTCACTCATGAGGCCATTGATCCGACGGGCTGTCGCGATGCCTTCATACCCGACGACAACGAGCAAGATTGCCACGGCGCCGAAGCCAAGTGCGAGCTTACGGCCGATCGGGAGGTTCGAAAACCACTGCATTGTTGCTCCGGGAGCCTACGTCATCAGTCCCGCCAGAGTGGCAACCGGCTTCGGTCGCGCGGTGCTCGGCAGAGCTGCTCAGGACGCCGCATCGTACGCCTTGGGGGTACACCTCGCAGGCGCACATTGTATGCTGCGTCTCGCGAGAAACGAGTCGCCTCTCGCGCATTTCACAATCAGTGTCGTACGTGACAGCTATCGGTGCACGAGTCGGTGACGTGCGCAGGCAGCCACGCGGCAGTGGCAAGTGGTCCCGGCTTGCCCAGCAGATATCCCTGACCTCGCTGTACGCCAAGCCGGCGGAGCGTCTCCATCTCGCCGTCGGTTTCGATTCCCTCGGCCACCACGGTGGCACCCGTTTCGCCGGCGTAGAACGTCATCGCGGTCACGAGTGCACGCAGCGCCGGTTCCTGGTCGATGTTTCGTGTGAGCGACATGTCGAGCTTGATGAGCTCAGGAGCGAGTTGGATGATATGCTGCAGCCCCGAGTAGCCGGCGCCGGCGTCGTCGATCGCGACGCGCAGGCCCGCCGCCTTAAACGGCGCGAGTACCGCGTGGAGGTCGGCGTAATTGCCAACTCTCGCGTGCTCGGTCACCTCCAGGATCGTGCGGTGCATGAAGCGCGCGTCGAGGAGATCCGACAGGCGCCCCGAGAGAATCGCGTCGGGCGATGCATTGACCGAGAGGGAGATTTCGTCAGGAAGGTGCATGAACGCCGTTAACGCCGCCCGTATGGCTGCCAATTCGAGTTCGATGCCCAGGCCGACTGCCTCCGCCTCGGCGAACCACACATCAGGCGTGCGGTACGGCGTGGCGGCGAAGCGCGACAGCGCTTCACACGAAACCACGACGTTGGTGCTCAAATCATAAATCGGTTGATAGGCGATGGAGAACGCCTCTTCCGCGATGATCGATTCGATGCGCGCGCGAACTTCCCGTCCAGAGCGATGCTGCTCGAGCTCCGTATTGACCTGCTTGGCCGCAATGCCGGCGAACACGCGCAGCATATCCAGGTCGCGATCGTTCAGCGACGGATTCGGCCGCGGACTCAGGCAGCAGAACATGCCAAACGCCGATCCGTCGGGCCGTAGTACGGGAACACTGGCGTGCGAGCCGATCGGCGTCGAATGCGTGATCGGCATCGACATGGCGAGCGGGAGCAACGACGTGTCTGGAATCAATTCCGGCAAGCGCCCTTCGAGAATGTGCATGCAGTACACGTCGTCGAGTGCCTGTGAGTCTCCCGGCTTGATCAAGTGCTCCAACCCGGGCGCGTCGACTCGCCGAAACACAGTACGGCCGTCGATGAACTCGGAGAAGTACGCCACCTCCATGTCGAGATGCGTGCGGATCGCGTGAAGCGCATCCTGGATCACGCAGCTGTCACCAGACAAGGCCTGGCCGAATATGTCGAAAGCGGGGGCGGCGAGATTCATACCGAAGTGGAGCGAAGAGAATGCATCGTAAACCAACGTCACTGCGGGTATCGACGTCGGTGCGATGGCTCTTAATAGCAATGATTCCAGATTCTGAAACTGCTGCCGATAGTACCTTATAGCCGATGTCGACGTTCGAAGTCGAATGTGACCGGTGCTACCGCATCTTCTGGTTGTGAGTGCTCCATGCACGTCCTTTCCCGTGATCGTAGTTCCTGGCTTGCGCCAGAGCAGCACTTCACGCGCTTGACCGACCCGGCGCGCCTCGCGGCGGTCCGCGCCAGCCAGCTACTGGACGGGGCCACCAACGATGTCCTCGACCGCCTGGCGAGACTGACCACCCGGCTATTGCACGTACCGGTGGCGTTGGTGAGCCTCGTCGATGATCGAGGGCAGCACTTTCCCGGCATGGCGGGCCTTGGTGGTTGGGCAGGGGCGCAACGAGGGACGCCGCTCACACACTCGTTCTGTCAGTACGTGGTGACGAACGGCACGAAGTTGATCGTCGAAGACGCCTCGGTGCATCCGCTCGTCATGGACAATATGGCGTTCGGCGAACTTGGCGTGGTTGCCTACGCTGGCGTCCCGCTCCGAACCTCCGGGGGAGAGAATCTCGGATCGATGTGCGCGATAGACACGGCCCCGGTGCAGTGGACGGTCGATCAGATCGCCACGCTGGAGGATCTCGCCGCCGCCGCAATGGCCGAGATAGAACTCCGTTCGACGCTGCGGGCGCTCACCGCTGCGCAAGAGCGGTTGCAACATCAGGTGGAGCGCGATTCGCTCACGGGTTTGTACAACCGACGTGGATTCAGCGAGCGCGCAAAACATCACTTGGCGTTGGCGCAGCGCACGGCCATGCCATTTTCGGTGCTGGCGCTGGATCTCGATGCGTTCAAGCAGATCAACGATTGCTTCGGGCACGATATCGGTGACGAGGCGCTCGTGGAAATGGCCTCGCTGTTGAGTGAGGCGATCCGTGACAGTGACCTGGCGGCGCGGCTAGGTGGTGACGAGTTCACGTTATTGCTCAGCGGAACGACCGGCCGGGACAGCGACGTGTTCATCGGTCGCTTGCACGCCGCGATTGATGCCGCGAATGCACGTGAGGAGCGCGACTTTGTGTTGTCGTCGAGCATCGGAGTTGCCACATGGTTGCCCGAGGCTCCTCAGAGTTTGGCCACACTGATGCGATCGGCCGACGAAGCGTTGTACGCCGACAAGCGCGCCCGCAAGCTGCATGCGGTGAAGATCGCATGATCGCCCCAGCTGCCACGGTGCGGACCGTCCTCATCGTCGATGACTTTCCGGCGGTGCTCGCGTGGGCTACGCGTGCCTTCGAACGCGATGGATGGAATGTGCTGACCGCCGCTAACGGCACGGAGGCACTCTCGATCTGCCGCGATCAGCAAGAGGCCGGCCGGCCTATTGCGCTGCTCGTGACCGACCTCGACTTGCCGGAATTCGATGGTGTGTATCTCGTGAAATCGATGCGCGCCGTGGAACGCGACGTACCGGTGGTCGCGCTGAGCGCGAACGCGACGATCGCCCGGGAATGGAGTGGTGAAATGCTCGATCGGACGGTGTTCTTCGCCAAGCCGGTGCGCGCATCCCTTCTCGTGGCCGCCGCCAACGGATTGGTCACGCCATCCGTAGACCCGCTCGACAGCTTTTCGCCGAGCGGGTGAGGTTAGCGACGGGGTACGCGATTGCGTCAGCGTTGCCGCGGAATATCCATGGCCGGACTGCGCCCGAAGAAGCCCACCGGCTTGATCGCAAAGCTGTGCCACGCCACCGGCATCACCGGCCAGTCTTCCGGACGCGGCACATGGTGGAAGCCAAGGGTGAGCCAGGTAACCACATCGGTGTTGGCGATGGCGCGATTGGCCGACGTCCATTTCGTGAGTCCGTCACCGGCTACGCTGTTGGTGGGATAATCCCCGCTCGCGTACAGCTCGGCCGGCGCGTACGGTGTCGTCCAGAGCGTGTGGTCCACGAACCCGGCGCGTTGGCGCATGTAGTCGTCGGGACTCATCAGCGACATCGCGCCATGTCCTTCGATT
This region of Gemmatimonas groenlandica genomic DNA includes:
- a CDS encoding response regulator translates to MIAPAATVRTVLIVDDFPAVLAWATRAFERDGWNVLTAANGTEALSICRDQQEAGRPIALLVTDLDLPEFDGVYLVKSMRAVERDVPVVALSANATIAREWSGEMLDRTVFFAKPVRASLLVAAANGLVTPSVDPLDSFSPSG
- a CDS encoding sensor domain-containing phosphodiesterase yields the protein MNLAAPAFDIFGQALSGDSCVIQDALHAIRTHLDMEVAYFSEFIDGRTVFRRVDAPGLEHLIKPGDSQALDDVYCMHILEGRLPELIPDTSLLPLAMSMPITHSTPIGSHASVPVLRPDGSAFGMFCCLSPRPNPSLNDRDLDMLRVFAGIAAKQVNTELEQHRSGREVRARIESIIAEEAFSIAYQPIYDLSTNVVVSCEALSRFAATPYRTPDVWFAEAEAVGLGIELELAAIRAALTAFMHLPDEISLSVNASPDAILSGRLSDLLDARFMHRTILEVTEHARVGNYADLHAVLAPFKAAGLRVAIDDAGAGYSGLQHIIQLAPELIKLDMSLTRNIDQEPALRALVTAMTFYAGETGATVVAEGIETDGEMETLRRLGVQRGQGYLLGKPGPLATAAWLPAHVTDSCTDSCHVRH
- a CDS encoding GGDEF domain-containing protein, which gives rise to MHVLSRDRSSWLAPEQHFTRLTDPARLAAVRASQLLDGATNDVLDRLARLTTRLLHVPVALVSLVDDRGQHFPGMAGLGGWAGAQRGTPLTHSFCQYVVTNGTKLIVEDASVHPLVMDNMAFGELGVVAYAGVPLRTSGGENLGSMCAIDTAPVQWTVDQIATLEDLAAAAMAEIELRSTLRALTAAQERLQHQVERDSLTGLYNRRGFSERAKHHLALAQRTAMPFSVLALDLDAFKQINDCFGHDIGDEALVEMASLLSEAIRDSDLAARLGGDEFTLLLSGTTGRDSDVFIGRLHAAIDAANAREERDFVLSSSIGVATWLPEAPQSLATLMRSADEALYADKRARKLHAVKIA